A window of Candidatus Babeliales bacterium genomic DNA:
TAACTATTGAACAAACAATATATTATTCGTTGGCGTGACCTTTTCCTTTGTTTAAAAAATTTTCTGGAAATGTTGCTTGTAATTGTTTTTCCAAAACATTTAATGTATCTACATCGAGGTGTTCATTATGGCCGCTCATATACGCGACAACTATATCATTCTGTTTTTCCAATAGAGTGCCCTGTTTGTCCAAGAGGCGTGCAAAATTTCCATTTCTATTCCAAAGGTCTTCCAAAAAAGCGGCGGTTTTTTCCTGTGTTAAATCTTTTTTAGGAGTATTAAATATATTCCCTGGTGGCAATTGAAAAAAAGGTGTTGTTTGGTATCCTCTTATATATTTCTGCGTGCGTAAAACATGTTTAAGCATACAAAATGTAGTGCTGCTAGAAAGCGTACAAGCAATAAAACTGAAGGCGATAATTTTTCTCATGATATCCCTTTTTTTATAAACATTTATTTTATGATGCAATATAATATAAAAAAAATGAGAGCGCGAATTTTTACAAGACAACTTTTTACCACAAGGATGATTAATGCTTAAATTTTTACAAAATAAATTATGGCGCGATAAAATGCCAGATATAAAGCGTGCAGTAGGGTCCATTGTGCATGTTAAAGAGCTTGATGATGCTGAGTATGCTCTTCAATTGCGTGTCAAATTAACAGAAGAAACAGCAGAAGTTTGTGTGGCTCCATCCAAAAATGAATTGGTAGAAGAGTTGGCAGATGTGTTGGAAGTTATTGATGCATTGTGCGCGTTGCATAATATTTCAGCAGAAGATGTGCATGCAGTGCAAACAAAAAAGCGCGAAGAAAAGGGTGGTTTTTATCAGCGCGCATTTGTTACTATAGCAGAGCATCCAACAGGTAGTGGCGGTGAACTTTATTG
This region includes:
- a CDS encoding nucleoside triphosphate pyrophosphohydrolase, with protein sequence MLKFLQNKLWRDKMPDIKRAVGSIVHVKELDDAEYALQLRVKLTEETAEVCVAPSKNELVEELADVLEVIDALCALHNISAEDVHAVQTKKREEKGGFYQRAFVTIAEHPTGSGGELYCRAQPDKYPEIVEKDTK